In the Deltaproteobacteria bacterium genome, one interval contains:
- a CDS encoding PhoH family protein, whose amino-acid sequence MATTAITPALELRFHDAQLFHALLGHNDEHLKVIERTLGVRIGTAGHTLAISGDSVACELAGRILTQLYGVLEQGYPVYPSDIDYAIRILSRDRTAKLKDIFLDAVYVSAHKRVITPKSVAQKAYIEAIRNFDIVFGIGPAGTGKTYLAMAMAVGGLMKNNFARMVLTRPAVEAGEKLGFLPGDLAEKVNPYLRPLYDALHDMVDFDRAQKMLERGVIEVAPLAFMRGRTLNDSFVILDEAQNTTSEQMKMFLTRLGYGSKAVITGDVTQIDLPSGKASGLKEAQAILAGIEDIRFCYFTERDVVRHRLVQNIITAYDHAESERERQRALNGAAVPAPKEPA is encoded by the coding sequence TTGGCAACCACCGCGATCACGCCGGCCCTCGAACTTCGCTTCCACGACGCCCAGCTGTTTCACGCGCTGCTCGGCCACAACGACGAGCACCTCAAGGTGATCGAGCGCACCCTCGGTGTCCGTATCGGCACCGCCGGGCATACGCTCGCCATCAGCGGCGACAGCGTCGCGTGCGAGCTGGCCGGACGCATTCTCACCCAGCTCTACGGCGTGCTCGAACAAGGCTACCCCGTCTACCCCAGCGACATTGATTACGCCATCCGCATCCTCAGCCGCGACCGCACCGCCAAGCTCAAGGATATCTTCCTCGACGCCGTCTACGTCTCCGCCCACAAGCGGGTCATCACCCCCAAGAGCGTTGCCCAGAAGGCCTACATCGAAGCCATCCGCAATTTCGATATCGTCTTCGGCATCGGTCCGGCCGGCACCGGCAAGACCTACCTGGCCATGGCCATGGCGGTCGGCGGCTTGATGAAGAACAACTTCGCCCGCATGGTACTGACCCGGCCGGCGGTCGAGGCCGGCGAGAAGCTCGGTTTTCTGCCGGGCGACCTGGCTGAAAAGGTCAACCCGTACCTGCGTCCGCTCTATGACGCCCTGCACGACATGGTCGATTTCGACCGAGCGCAAAAGATGCTCGAGCGCGGCGTGATCGAGGTGGCGCCGCTGGCCTTCATGCGCGGCCGCACCCTTAATGACTCCTTCGTCATCCTCGACGAGGCGCAGAACACCACCTCGGAACAGATGAAGATGTTCCTCACCCGCTTGGGCTACGGCTCGAAGGCCGTGATCACCGGCGACGTGACGCAAATCGATCTGCCGTCGGGCAAAGCCTCGGGGTTGAAGGAAGCGCAGGCCATCCTGGCCGGCATCGAAGATATCCGTTTTTGCTACTTCACTGAACGAGATGTCGTCCGTCACCGACTGGTGCAGAATATCATCACCGCTTACGACCACGCCGAGAGCGAGCGTGAGCGACAACGCGCCTTGAACGGCGCGGCCGTGCCCGCGCCGAAAGAACCCGCGTGA